In the genome of Variovorax sp. PAMC26660, the window TGGCCGACGACCATGACCTGCTCGCGGACTCAGCAGCGGCCGCGGGCGCCGTCGGCTCGCTCTTCACCGAGGCGAACGAGGGCGACCTCGCTTTCCTGATGCGCCTGATCGCGCAGGGCGAAACCGCGATGGCGTCCCGGCTCGCGCGGCGCATCCTGGGGTCGAAGATCGCGCCCGAGAAGCCGGCGCCAGTGCCCGTCAAGGCGACGCGCACGCGCAAGGCCTTGTCCTCCGGTCCGGACCGCTCACGGCGATTGCTGTCGCCGCGAGAGATCAAGGTGCTGCGGATGATTTCGCAGGGCCTGAGCAACCGGCAGATCGCCGAGACGAGCCATCGATCGCTCCACACGGTCGATACCCAGGTGAAGAACATCTTCCGCAAGCTGGCCGTCAAGTCGCGCGCCCAGGCCGTTCGCGAGGGCATGCAGAAGGGGCTTCTCGAGCCGGAGACTTGCGGCTGACCCGCAAGGCAGCGCGGGAGGAAGCGATGCCCGCTGCTACTTCCTGCAGTCGCCGCCGACGGACACCGTGCCGTCCTTGCACTCGGTGAGCATCGGCGCGACGGTCGGGCGCGCAGCGGACGGGCCGGGTCCGACATCGCGCTCGTACATCACCTTCTTGCTGCCCAGTTCGCAACTGCCCACGGTCTGGCCATTTGCCGATGCGTTGGCATCGACGACGGTCACGGTGAAGCGCGTCACGCCGGCCGCGGCGATGCTCGACTCGATCCGGGCGCGCAGGTCTTCGCAGTTTTCGGCGCTGTGGGCCGCGCCGGCGAGGGCCGCCAGCGCAACGGCAATCAACAACCCATGTTTCATGGTGGTCTGCCTTTCAAACAAAAGGGGCTGCCTGCGCAGCCCCTTCTTGCATCAACCCTGTGCCGAAGCCAGCGTCGCGTTGAGCGTTGCGCTCGGGCGCATCACCGCCTCGAACTTCTTCGGGTCGGCCAGGTAGTAGCCGCCGATGTCCACCGGCTTGCCCTGCACGGCCGCGAGTTCGTCGACGATCTTCTTCTCGTTGGCTGCGAGCGACTCGGCCAGCTTCTTGAACTTGGACTGCAGCGCCGTGTCATCGGTCTGCGCGGCCAGTTCCTGGGCCCAGTACATGGCCAGGTAGAACTGGCTGCCGCGGTTGTCCAACTGACCGGTCTTGGGCGAGGGGTTCTTGTTGTTGTCCAGCAGCTTGCCGGTGGCGGTGTCCAGCGTCTTGGCCAGGATCTTGGCTTGTGCGTTGCCGGTCTTCAGGCCCAGGTCTTCCAGGCTCACGGCCAGCGCGAGGAACTCGCCCAGCGAATCCCAGCGCAGGTGGTTTTCTTCCACCAGTTGCTGCACGTGCTTGGGGGCCGAGCCGCCCGCGCCGGTTTCGTACAGGCCGCCGCCGGCCATCAGGGGCACGATCGACAGCATCTTGGCCGAGGTGCCCAGTTCCATGATCGGGAACAGGTCGGTCAGGTAGTCGCGCAGGATGTTGCCGGTGGCGCTGATGGTGTCCAGGCCGCGCACGACGCGTTCCAGCGTGTAGCGCATGGCGCGCACCTGGCTCATGATCTGGATGTCCAGGCCCGAGGTGTTGTGCTCGTGCAGGTACATCTTGACCTTGGTGATCAGCTGCGCCTCGTGCGGGCGGTAGGCGTCGAGCCAGAACACCACCGGCATGCCGGAGTTGCGCGCGCGGTTGACGGCCAGCTTCACCCAGTCGCGGATCGCGGCGTCCTTGACCTGGCACATGCGCCAGATGTCACCCTGTTCCACGTCCTCGCTCATCAGCACTTCGCCGGTGTCCAGGTCGGTGATGTTGGCGACGCCGTCTTCCGGAATCTCGAAGGTCTTGTCGTGCGAGCCGTATTCCTCTGCCTTCTGGGCCATGAGGCCGACGTTGGGCACGGTGCCCATGGTCTTGGGGTCGAAGGCGCCGTGCCACTTGCAGAAGTTGATGATCTCCTGGTAGATGCGGGCGAAGGTCGATTCGGGCATCACGGCCTTGACGTCCTTCAGGCGGCCGTCGGCGCCCCACATCTTGCCGCCGTTGCGGATCATCGCGGGCATGGAGGCGTCCACGATCACGTCGTTGGGCGAATGGAAGTTGGTGATGCCCTTGGCCGAGTCGACCATGGCCAGTTCGGGGCGGTGCTCGTGGCAGGCGTGCAGGTCGCGCTTGATCTCGTCCTGCGTGCTCTGGGGCAGCGTGGCGATCTTGTTGTACAGATCGACCATGCCGTTGTTGACGTTGATGCCCAGCTCGTCGAACAGCTTGCCGTGCTTTTCGAAGGCTTCCTTGTAGAAGATCTTCACGCAGTGGCCGAACACGATGGGGTGCGAGACCTTCATCATGGTGGCCTTGACGTGCAGCGAGAACATGACGCCGGTCTTGTGCGCGTCCTCGATCTCCTTTTCATAGAAGTCCAGCAGCGCCTTCTTGCTCATGAACATGGAGTCGATGACCTCGCGGTCCAGCAGCGCGACCTTGGACTTGAGCACGACGGTCTTGCCGCTCTTGGTCAGCAGTTCCATCTTGACGTTGCGCGCGCGGTCCAGGGTCATGGACTTTTCGCCGTGATAGAAGTCGCCGCCGTGCATGTGCGAGACGTGCGAGCGCGAGGCCTGGCTCCAGTCGGCCATGCTGTGCGGGTTCTTGCGCGCGTATTCCTTCACCGCGTTGGGCGCGCGGCGGTCGGAGTTGCCCTCGCGCAGCACCGGGTTCACCGCGCTGCCGGTGCACTTGTTGTAGCGCACGCGGATGTCCTTGGCCTCGTCCGTGGTCGGGTTCTCGGGGTAGTCGGGGATCTTGTAGCCCTTGTCCTGCAGCTCCTTGATCGCGGACTTGAGCTGTGACACCGAGGCGCTGATGTTGGGCAGCTTGATGATGTTGGCCTCGGGCTTGAGCGTGAGCTTGCCCAGCTCGGAGAGGTTATCGGGCACTTTCTGGTCGTCGCTCAGGAATTCGGGGAACTCGCCGAGGACGCGGGCCGCGACGGAGATGTCGCTGGTGACGACGTCGAT includes:
- a CDS encoding DUF1161 domain-containing protein — protein: MKHGLLIAVALAALAGAAHSAENCEDLRARIESSIAAAGVTRFTVTVVDANASANGQTVGSCELGSKKVMYERDVGPGPSAARPTVAPMLTECKDGTVSVGGDCRK
- a CDS encoding NADP-dependent isocitrate dehydrogenase, which codes for MSSKQPTIVYTLTDEAPLLATYAFLPIIRAFTHPAGIDVVTSDISVAARVLGEFPEFLSDDQKVPDNLSELGKLTLKPEANIIKLPNISASVSQLKSAIKELQDKGYKIPDYPENPTTDEAKDIRVRYNKCTGSAVNPVLREGNSDRRAPNAVKEYARKNPHSMADWSQASRSHVSHMHGGDFYHGEKSMTLDRARNVKMELLTKSGKTVVLKSKVALLDREVIDSMFMSKKALLDFYEKEIEDAHKTGVMFSLHVKATMMKVSHPIVFGHCVKIFYKEAFEKHGKLFDELGINVNNGMVDLYNKIATLPQSTQDEIKRDLHACHEHRPELAMVDSAKGITNFHSPNDVIVDASMPAMIRNGGKMWGADGRLKDVKAVMPESTFARIYQEIINFCKWHGAFDPKTMGTVPNVGLMAQKAEEYGSHDKTFEIPEDGVANITDLDTGEVLMSEDVEQGDIWRMCQVKDAAIRDWVKLAVNRARNSGMPVVFWLDAYRPHEAQLITKVKMYLHEHNTSGLDIQIMSQVRAMRYTLERVVRGLDTISATGNILRDYLTDLFPIMELGTSAKMLSIVPLMAGGGLYETGAGGSAPKHVQQLVEENHLRWDSLGEFLALAVSLEDLGLKTGNAQAKILAKTLDTATGKLLDNNKNPSPKTGQLDNRGSQFYLAMYWAQELAAQTDDTALQSKFKKLAESLAANEKKIVDELAAVQGKPVDIGGYYLADPKKFEAVMRPSATLNATLASAQG